A portion of the Papio anubis isolate 15944 unplaced genomic scaffold, Panubis1.0 scaffold61, whole genome shotgun sequence genome contains these proteins:
- the LOC101002821 gene encoding melanoma-associated antigen D4, which produces MAEGSFSVQSESYSVEDMDEGSDEVREEEMVEGNDYEEFGAFGGYGTLTSFDIHILRAFGSLGPGLRILSNEPWELENPVLAQTLVEALQLDPDTLANETAARAANVARAAASNRAARAAAAAARTAFTQVVASHRVATPQVSGEDTQPTTYAAEAQGPTPEPPLASPQTSQMLVTSEMAAPGAPVTSTKSQTGSPAQEAATEGPSSACAFSQAPCAREVDTTRPSTAFLGQNDVFDFTQPAGVSGMAFPRPKRPAPAQEAATEGSSAASGVPQTGPGREVAATRPKTTKSGKALAKTRWVEPQNVVAAAAAKAKMATSIPEPEGAAAATAQHSAEPWARMGGKRTKKSKHLDDEYESSEEEREPPAVPPTWRASQPSLTVRAQLAPRRPVAPRSQIPSRHVLCLPPRNVTLLQERANKLVKYLMIKDYKKIPIKRADMLKDVIREYDEHFPEIIERATYTLEKKFGIHLKEIDKEEHLYILVCTRDSSARLLGKTKDTPRLSLLLVILGVIFMNGNRASEAVLWEALRKMGLRPGVRHPFLGDLRKLITDDFVKQKYLEYKKIPNSNPPEYEFLWGLRARHETSKMRVLRFIAQNQNRDPREWKAHFLEAVDDAFKTMDVDMAEEHARAQMRAQMNIGDEALIGRWSWDDIQVELLTWDEDGDFGDAWARIPFAFWARYHQYILNSNRANRRATWRAGVSSGTNGGASTSVLDGPSTSSTIRTRNAARAGASFFSWIQHR; this is translated from the exons ATGGCTGAGGGAAGCTTCAGCGTGCAATCGGAAAGCTACAGTGTTGAAGACATGGATGAGGGTAGCGACGAAGTCCGGGAGGAAGAGATGGTTGAAGGCAACGACTATGAAGAATTCGGTGCGTTTGGTGGCTACGGCACCCTCACCAGCTTTGACATCCATATCCTCAGAGCCTTCGGAAGCTTGGGTCCCGGCCTTCGCATCTTATCG AATGAGCCCTGGGAACTGGAAAACCCTGTGCTGGCCCAGACCCTGGTGGAGGCATTGCAACTGGATCCGGACACACTTGCCAATGAGACCGCCGCCCGTGCTGCCAACGTAGCCCGCGCCGCCGCCTCCAACCGTGCGGCTCGGGCCGCTGCCGCCGCTGCCCGTACCGCCTTCACTCAGGTGGTCGCTAGCCACCGGGTGGCCACGCCGCAGGTCTCAGGAGAGGATACCCAGCCCACGACCTACGCCGCCGAGGCTCAGGGGCCCACCCCTGAGCCACCCCTTGCTTCTCCGCAGACCTCCCAGATGTTAGTCACCAGTGAGATGGCTGCCCCCGGGGCCCCAGTAACCTCCACAAAGTCGCAGACAGGCTCCCCGGCCCAGGAGGCTGCTACCGAGGGCCCTAGTAGCGCCTGTGCTTTCTCTCAGGCTCCGTGTGCCAGGGAGGTGGACACCACCCGGCCTAGCACAGCCTTCCTGGGTCAGAATGATGTCTTTGATTTCACTCAGCCGGCGGGGGTCAGTGGCATGGCCTTCCCACGCCCCAAGAGACCTGCCCCAGCCCAAGAGGCTGCCACGGAGGGCTCCAGTGCTGCCTCCGGTGTGCCCCAGACTGGACCTGGCAGAGAGGTGGCAGCCACCCGGCCCAAGACCACCAAGTCAGGGAAGGCGCTGGCCAAGACTCGGTGGGTGGAGCCTCAGAACGTTGTGGCAGCAGCTGCTGCCAAGGCCAAGATGGCCACGAGCATCCCTGAGCCGGAGGGCGCAGCTGCTGCCACTGCTCAGCACAGTGCTGAGCCCTGGGCCAGGATGGGAGGCAAGAGGACCAAGAAG TCCAAGCACCTGGATGATGAGTATGAGAGCAGCGAGGAGGAGAGAGAGCCTCCTGCGGTCCCACCCACCTGGAGAGCATCACAGCCCTCATTGACGGTGCGGGCTCAGTTGGCCCCTCGGCGCCCGGTGGCCCCGAGGTCCCAGATACCCTCAAGGCACGTACTGTGCCTGCCGCCCCGCAACGTGACGCTTCTGCAAGAGAGG GCAAATAAGTTGGTAAAATACCTGATGATTAAGGACTACAAGAAGATCCCCATCAAGCGTGCAG ACATGCTGAAGGATGTCATCAGAGAATATGATGAACATTTCCCTGAGATCATTGAACGAGCAACGTACACCCTGGAAAAG AAGTTTGGGATCCACCTGAAGGAGATCGACAAGGAAGAACACCTGTATATTCTTGTCTGCACACGGGACTCCTCAGCTCGCCTCCTTGGAAA AACCAAGGACACTCCCAGGCTGAGTCTCCTCTTGGTGATTCTGGGCGTCATCTTCATGAATGGCAACCGTGCCAGCGAGG CTGTCCTCTGGGAGGCACTACGCAAGATGGGACTGCGCCCAGG GGTGAGGCACCCATTCCTCGGCGATCTGAGGAAGCTCATCACAGATGACTTTGTGAAGCAGAA GTACCTGGAATACAAGAAGATCCCTAACAGCAACCCACCTGAGTATGAATTCCTCTGGGGCCTGCGAGCCCGCCATGAGACCAGCAAGATGAGGGTCCTGAGATTCATCGCCCAG AATCAGAACCGAGACCCCCGGGAATGGAAGGCTCATTTCTTGGAGGCTGTGGATGATGCTTTCAAGACAATGGATGTGGATATGGCCGAGGAACATGCCAGGGCCCAGATGAGGGCCCAGATGAATATCGGGGACGAAGCTCTGATTGGACGGTGGAGCTGGGATGACATACAAGTCGAGCTCCTGACCTGGGATGAGGACGGAGATTTTGGCGACGCCTGGGCCAGGATCCCCTTTGCTTTCTGGGCCAGATACCATCAGTACATTCTGAATAGCAACCGTGCCAACAGGAGGGCCACGTGGAGAGCTGGTGTCAGCAGTGGCACCAATGGAGGGGCCAGCACCAGCGTCCTAGATGGCCCTAGCACCAGCTCCACCATCCGGACCAGAAATGCTGCCAGAGCTGGCGCCAGCTTCTTCTCCTGGATCCA